The following is a genomic window from Vicinamibacteria bacterium.
TGGAGGTGTACATCAGCAGGACCTCCGTCCTCTCCGTGGGCTCATGACCCTCCTGTGGTGCGCGCTGGACAAAGTCACTGATGGAAAGTGCCTGGGACCACTCGGGCTCGTCGAGACGCCCATCGATCACGGGCGGGCGCGAGATCTTTGTAGGCCGACAAATCGGCGTCGCCAGCTCGTCACTCCGTGCAATCGCCGCGGTCAGGACAGCGGCAAGACAGAGCCACCCTGTCACAGTTAAGCTGGGGGCTGGTGGCAACAGGTCGGGCGAACTCAAGTCCTCTTCCTCGATGCGGCCCGGGAGCTCCACAGATGCAGTGCAGCGTAGGCGCGCCAGGGCCGCCAGCGCTCGGCTCGGCATGCGAGGTCTCGGGCCTTGCGTAGGCCGGCTGCGCGCAGCAGACCCAAGTCTCCGGCGGGAAAAGCATCCGGGTCGCCGAGCGCGCGTAGTGCGATGTACTCGGCCGCTCCGGGCCCGACGCCAGGGATGGTGCTGAGCTTCCCAACGAAGGAATGGACGTCGGTGGCACCACTGAGGACCAGCTCGCCCCGGGCGACTCGTCGCGCCAACTCGCTAATGCACGAGGCCCTAGCAGCAGGCAGACCAACGTGCGTCAGGTCGACCTGGGCAAGCGTCTCCGGTGGAGGAAAAAGATGAGTGAGGCGCCCCTCCGTGGCGATCGGCGCTCCGTACTCGCGGACTAGGCGACCGGCCAGGGCGGTAGCGCCCCTGACGGCTACGTGTTGGCCGAGGATGGCACGGACAGTCAGCTCGAAGGTGTCCCAGGCTCCGGGAATGCGGAGACCAGGACGCAGCCGAACCAAAGGCGCCAGCAGTGGGTCTGTGCTGAGGTGCCTACGAATCTCGCCGGGGTCAGCGGCGAGGTCGAACATGCGCCGGGCACGCTCGACGATGCTGTAAAGCGCCGTGGGGTCGGGGAAGTGCACTCGCAAATGGATCACGCCGGATCTGAGCCGTGCTTCGAACCAACCGTGAAGGGCGCCGACGGCAATCGTCCGGCGGTAAGAACTTGTGTCGACCGCTTCCACGTTAGGGGTCGCCCGCGGCCGCAGGAACGCGAGCAATTCGAACCAGTCGAACGGCGGCCGATAGCGCAGGTGGAAGCGATACACACTGGGTGTTCCTGTTCCGTGGTGGCGAGCCAGTGCGCGCAATTCGGTCGGTGCCCGGCCGTAACTCTCTTGAAACGAGGCGTTGAACCGGCGGAGGCTGCGGAAACCGGCCGCAAGCGCGACCTGTATAAACGGCAGGTCAGTCTCGTCGATCAGTGCCTTCGCAAACTGCAGGCGATGCGTTTGGCGGACGGCTACCGGAGTCGCGCCGAGATGCTTGACGAAGAGTCGACTCAAGTGCCGCGGGCCCACCCCCAGTCTCTCCGCGAGGCCTTCGATCCTGCAGTCTTCGAGCACGTTCTCGGAAATGAGGCGCAACGCCCGTGACACCGTGGTGGAAGTGCCGAGCCAGGCGGACGTACCCGGCGACGTCTCCGGCCGGCAGCGCAAGCACGGGCGGAATCCAGCGGCGGCCGCCGCGTCCGCGGAGGGGAAGTACCGCACATTGTGTTCCCTAGGTAAGGGTGCTGGGCAAACCGGCCGACAGTAGACGCCGGTAGTCACGACCGCTACAAAGAAGCGGCCGTCGAAACGCGGATCTCGGGAGCGCGAGGCGCGCGCGCATGTGCTTCGGTCTAATCGCATCGCGCGGTTACCGTACACGACATGAGGCGCGACGGGCTCGCCGTTTGCGGACGTGGTTCTGCGCGGGATCACAGGCGTGCCGGGCTTGCACTATGGTTCGCCAGGAATGAGGCGCACCCGCTCGGAAACTCAATGGCCAGGTCAATTCGGAGATCACGATAGTCAACTGCCCACGGCCAACCAGGAATGGCGTGTGCCCGGTGTGGGTGTAGGTTGCTCGGCTCAGAACTGATCGACCGGTCGGACCAAGAAGCCAAGTGAGCGGCGCCAGGCGTTGCTCGTGTCGGTCGAGGGCTCACAAGTAGCTTAACCACCAATCCTTGCGGCACTGCTTGAATCTGGCGAACCAGACACAGGGACCGTACAGTGTGGCGATGGTTGCAGCCCACATGAAATAAACAAATGGGAGGTCGTGACCGTATCCCGGCGGGATAGGACCGAAGATCGCTCCGTGAAACAGCCATTGCACGGGTTGGTGAAGCACCAACGCCAGGGCGACAGCCAACCCGTGAATGACGTACAGATGCAGGATGTAGAAGAACATCGGGACACGCCCGAAGGTTAAGAGGGGCTTCCAGACCAGGCGGAGACGGTCTGAGTCGAGGAAGGCGAGCAACAGCAGGGAAGGGCCAAGCGTCATTAGGAGAAACTGCAGGGACGGTGGGTATTTCTCCGTGTCAAGAAAGAGGATCACTG
Proteins encoded in this region:
- a CDS encoding AlkA N-terminal domain-containing protein, which translates into the protein MRLDRSTCARASRSRDPRFDGRFFVAVVTTGVYCRPVCPAPLPREHNVRYFPSADAAAAAGFRPCLRCRPETSPGTSAWLGTSTTVSRALRLISENVLEDCRIEGLAERLGVGPRHLSRLFVKHLGATPVAVRQTHRLQFAKALIDETDLPFIQVALAAGFRSLRRFNASFQESYGRAPTELRALARHHGTGTPSVYRFHLRYRPPFDWFELLAFLRPRATPNVEAVDTSSYRRTIAVGALHGWFEARLRSGVIHLRVHFPDPTALYSIVERARRMFDLAADPGEIRRHLSTDPLLAPLVRLRPGLRIPGAWDTFELTVRAILGQHVAVRGATALAGRLVREYGAPIATEGRLTHLFPPPETLAQVDLTHVGLPAARASCISELARRVARGELVLSGATDVHSFVGKLSTIPGVGPGAAEYIALRALGDPDAFPAGDLGLLRAAGLRKARDLACRAERWRPWRAYAALHLWSSRAASRKRT